In Methanofollis sp., the DNA window AGAGGTCGCCCCCGATCCCCCCGCCTGCCGAGACCATCCAGAAATCGTCCTTGAACGGGACGGGGAACGGCGTCGTCTCCCAGCCGAAGAGGTCGCGGTAAAATGCCTTCGCCCTGCCCGTATCGTCGGCAGGGATCTCGAACCATGTCACCGATGGCATGGGCCCGGATGGGCCCGCATCCAGAATAGTCTTTCTCACTTCCCCTTGCGGAAGTACTTGAAGAGCCTGAGTTCGGTCTTCCTGTCCCGCACCTGCGGGAAAGTCCCCTCCGCGGCGTACCGCACGTCCTCGACCGAGTAGAAGGCCTTCGGGGAGTACGCACTCACTTTTGCGATCACGTCAGGGATGTTCCGCCGCCGCACCACGGTGAAGATGACCTTCCCCGGACCTGCTTTCCCCTGCGCCTCCATCACGGTCACGCCGTACCCCGCGGACCGCAGGGTGCCGATGAGGGCGGTAGCATCCCTCTGGGTGATGATCCTGATGACCGCAAGTCCCATCGCGATCTTCTCCTCGACAAGGATCCCGATGTAGTTGCCCGCGGCAAAACCCGCGGCATAGGCGATGTAGTTGACATAGTCGGTGAGGTTCGCGAAGATCTGCCCGATGGCCGTGAGCCAGATGAGGATCTCGAAGAAGCCGAGGACAGGGGCGACGATCTTCATGCCGCGGGCGACGAAGATGATCCGCATCGTCCCGAGGGTGACGTCGGCGATCCTGGCAAAGAAGATGAGGGCGGGCAGCAGGACGGTGGAAAAAATCCAGGGGTCTATCTCGAACACAGGCATCGTCTC includes these proteins:
- a CDS encoding DUF2179 domain-containing protein — its product is MFEIDPWIFSTVLLPALIFFARIADVTLGTMRIIFVARGMKIVAPVLGFFEILIWLTAIGQIFANLTDYVNYIAYAAGFAAGNYIGILVEEKIAMGLAVIRIITQRDATALIGTLRSAGYGVTVMEAQGKAGPGKVIFTVVRRRNIPDVIAKVSAYSPKAFYSVEDVRYAAEGTFPQVRDRKTELRLFKYFRKGK